The proteins below come from a single Mucilaginibacter mali genomic window:
- a CDS encoding DUF3108 domain-containing protein — translation MKLKLTALFLLALNCAFAQELTKNTDVAFKAGEQLSYKLKYGFFTAAEAHLKVEESDVKFEGRPAYHIIADGNTAGTFDVFYKVRNRYESFIDKNTLLPFLYTENRHEGSWNHTDKVTFDHKEGKIKADKGTYPFKGQVFDFPSAYYFARCLDVTKMKIGEKFELRYFLEDSVQTLTITYVGKEKVKCDLGTFNCLKFNPTIIPGRIFRKNSKLYLWVTDDANRIPIKAHVEVIVGSLTMEITDAKNLKYPLNPISK, via the coding sequence ATGAAGCTAAAGCTGACCGCATTATTTTTACTTGCCCTTAACTGCGCCTTCGCCCAGGAACTCACTAAAAACACCGATGTGGCCTTTAAGGCCGGCGAGCAGTTAAGCTATAAACTGAAATACGGTTTCTTCACCGCTGCCGAGGCGCATCTGAAAGTAGAGGAGTCGGATGTGAAGTTTGAAGGAAGGCCCGCTTACCATATTATTGCCGATGGCAATACGGCCGGCACTTTCGATGTGTTTTATAAAGTGCGCAACCGCTACGAAAGTTTTATCGATAAAAATACACTGCTGCCTTTTCTGTATACCGAAAACCGCCACGAGGGCAGCTGGAACCATACCGATAAGGTAACATTTGATCATAAAGAAGGAAAGATCAAGGCTGATAAAGGCACTTACCCGTTTAAGGGGCAGGTGTTCGATTTTCCATCAGCCTATTATTTTGCCCGTTGCCTTGATGTTACAAAAATGAAGATTGGCGAGAAGTTTGAACTGCGGTATTTTTTAGAAGACAGCGTTCAAACCCTCACAATTACCTACGTGGGGAAGGAAAAGGTGAAATGCGACCTGGGCACATTCAACTGCCTGAAGTTTAACCCAACAATTATCCCCGGCCGCATTTTTCGTAAAAACAGCAAGTTGTACCTTTGGGTTACCGATGATGCTAACCGCATACCTATTAAAGCGCATGTGGAAGTGATTGTGGGTAGCCTGACCATGGAAATAACCGACGCCAAAAATTTGAAATACCCATTAAACCCCATCAGTAAATAG
- a CDS encoding DUF3109 family protein yields the protein MIEVGNVLVHEDVITENFVCNLNRCKGICCLEGDSGAPLNHDELGILKEIYPKVKPYMTEKGIATVEREGTHVTDFEGDYTTPCVDTNKECAYVTWENGITKCAIEKAYEAGDINWKKPISCHLYPIRITHYPEFDVLNYDRWSICSPACSFGKELKVSVHQFLKDPLIRKYGAEWYKELEEQVAGI from the coding sequence ATGATAGAAGTAGGTAATGTGCTGGTGCATGAAGATGTAATAACCGAGAACTTTGTTTGTAACCTTAACCGCTGCAAAGGTATCTGCTGCCTGGAAGGCGATTCGGGCGCGCCGCTGAACCATGATGAACTGGGTATTTTAAAAGAAATTTATCCTAAGGTAAAACCCTACATGACGGAAAAGGGTATAGCCACCGTAGAGCGCGAGGGTACCCATGTAACAGATTTTGAAGGCGATTACACTACACCCTGTGTTGATACCAATAAAGAATGCGCCTATGTAACCTGGGAAAACGGGATTACCAAATGCGCCATAGAAAAGGCTTACGAGGCTGGCGATATCAACTGGAAAAAACCCATTTCCTGCCACCTGTATCCCATCCGCATTACTCATTACCCCGAATTTGACGTACTGAACTACGATCGTTGGAGTATCTGTAGCCCGGCCTGTAGCTTTGGTAAAGAACTGAAAGTGAGCGTACATCAATTTTTAAAAGATCCGCTGATACGCAAGTATGGCGCCGAATGGTATAAAGAACTGGAAGAGCAGGTTGCCGGGATCTAA